A stretch of Lathyrus oleraceus cultivar Zhongwan6 chromosome 6, CAAS_Psat_ZW6_1.0, whole genome shotgun sequence DNA encodes these proteins:
- the LOC127093465 gene encoding gibberellin-regulated protein 1 isoform X2, with protein sequence MAFSKLLAASLLASLLFLHLVHAAHQSEYTEAEGSLLQKIDCNGSCVARCRLSSRPKLCKRACGTCCRRCNCVPPGTAGNQEKCPCYASLTTHGGKRKCP encoded by the exons ATGGCTTTCTCTAAGCTTCTAGCTGCTTCTCTTCTTGCATCActtctctttcttcatcttgTTCATGCAGCCCATCAATCT GAATATACAGAAGCAGAAGGGTCTCTTCTTCAGAAAATAG ATTGTAATGGATCATGTGTTGCGAGGTGCCGTTTATCATCTCGACCAAAATTATGTAAAAGAGCATGTGGGACTTGTTGCAGAAGGTGTAATTGCGTGCCACCTGGCACGGCTGGAAACCAAGAAAAGTGTCCCTGTTATGCCAGCTTGACTACTCATGGTGGCAAACGCAAGTGCCCTTAG
- the LOC127093465 gene encoding gibberellin-regulated protein 1 isoform X1, whose translation MAFSKLLAASLLASLLFLHLVHAAHQSEYTQREGSLLQKIDCNGSCVARCCLSSRPRLCKRACGTCCRRCNCVPPSTAGNQEKCPCYASLTTHGGQRKCP comes from the exons ATGGCTTTCTCTAAGCTTCTAGCTGCTTCTCTTCTTGCATCActtctctttcttcatcttgTTCATGCAGCCCATCAATCT GAATATACACAAAGAGAAGGCTCTCTTCTTCAGAAAATAG ATTGTAATGGATCATGTGTTGCAAGGTGTTGTTTATCATCTCGACCAAGATTATGTAAAAGAGCATGTGGGACTTGTTGCAGAAGATGTAATTGCGTGCCCCCTAGCACGGCTGGAAACCAAGAAAAGTGTCCCTGTTATGCCAGTTTGACTACTCATGGTGGCCAACGCAAGTGCCCTTAG